In the Arthrobacter sp. 31Y genome, one interval contains:
- a CDS encoding HesB/IscA family protein, whose translation MSTATNENSTGAQLVTKDDELATHEVNLTDVAAGKVRSLLEQEGRTDLRLRVAVQPGGCSGLIYQLYFDERLLDGDAVRDYDGVEVVVDKMSVPYLSGASIDFEDTISKQGFTIDNPNAGGSCACGDSFH comes from the coding sequence ATGAGCACTGCAACCAACGAAAACAGCACCGGAGCACAGCTCGTCACCAAAGACGACGAACTGGCCACGCACGAGGTCAATCTGACCGACGTCGCCGCGGGCAAGGTCCGCAGCCTCCTCGAGCAGGAAGGGCGCACAGACCTTCGACTGCGCGTTGCAGTCCAGCCTGGAGGATGCTCGGGCCTGATCTACCAGCTTTACTTCGATGAGCGCCTGCTCGACGGAGACGCTGTGCGCGACTACGACGGCGTTGAGGTCGTCGTAGACAAGATGAGCGTTCCCTACCTCAGCGGCGCAAGCATCGACTTCGAAGACACTATTTCGAAGCAAGGCTTCACCATTGATAACCCGAACGCTGGCGGGTCTTGCGCCTGCGGCGATTCATTCCACTGA
- a CDS encoding dipeptidase, with translation MTSAHAEIPQNKQGHPSSTPIEALTAAVNESFDATLASLEDLVAIPGIAWASFDPKELDRSADAVASLVKEAGMEDVRILRCNKADGTPGGPAVVARRPAAQGKPTILLYAHHDVQPPGDRSLWNSEPFVAEERNGRLYGRGAADDKAGIMAHLAAYSAVTKVLGEDFGLGVTFFFEGEEEAGSPTFRAFLEEHQELLRSDVIVVADSSNWKVGVPALTTSLRGLVDGTFEVRVLEHAVHSGMFGGPVLDAPTLLSRLIATLHDDAGNVAVAGLVGRDEVAVDLTEADYRADASVLDGVRLAGSGTIASRLWTKPALSIIGMDVPAVDVASNTLIPAARAKFSMRLAPGQDPEAAMAALKQHVESHAPFGAQVTFTPGERGNAFSTDTTSAAARLALWALGESWGVKPVEMGIGGSIPFISDLLEMYPDVQILVTGVEDPDSRAHSANESLHIGDFRHAVLAETLMLARLNTDGLAE, from the coding sequence ATGACTTCAGCACATGCGGAGATCCCGCAGAACAAGCAAGGGCATCCAAGCTCCACCCCGATCGAGGCACTGACGGCGGCGGTCAACGAATCCTTCGACGCCACTCTTGCGTCCCTGGAAGACCTGGTGGCTATTCCAGGGATTGCGTGGGCAAGCTTCGATCCTAAGGAACTGGATCGGAGCGCCGACGCCGTTGCTTCCTTGGTTAAGGAGGCCGGTATGGAGGACGTCCGGATCCTTCGCTGCAACAAGGCGGACGGTACGCCCGGTGGTCCTGCCGTCGTCGCGCGCCGCCCTGCCGCCCAAGGCAAACCGACAATTTTGCTTTACGCCCACCATGACGTCCAGCCCCCGGGAGACCGAAGCCTCTGGAACTCGGAGCCGTTTGTCGCCGAAGAGCGGAATGGCCGTTTGTATGGACGCGGCGCCGCCGACGACAAAGCGGGCATCATGGCGCACCTCGCCGCTTACAGCGCCGTGACGAAGGTCCTGGGGGAGGACTTCGGGCTTGGCGTGACCTTCTTCTTCGAAGGCGAGGAAGAAGCGGGGTCGCCCACTTTCCGTGCCTTCCTTGAGGAGCACCAGGAACTTCTCCGGTCCGATGTAATCGTCGTTGCGGACTCCAGCAACTGGAAGGTGGGTGTACCGGCCCTCACCACCAGCCTTCGTGGCCTGGTGGACGGAACGTTCGAAGTGCGTGTTCTGGAGCATGCCGTCCATTCGGGCATGTTTGGCGGTCCTGTGCTCGATGCCCCCACTCTCTTGTCGCGGCTTATTGCGACCCTTCACGACGACGCCGGCAATGTAGCAGTGGCCGGCCTAGTGGGCCGGGACGAGGTGGCCGTGGACCTCACCGAAGCTGACTACCGGGCCGATGCATCGGTGCTAGACGGCGTACGGCTGGCCGGCAGCGGAACCATCGCCTCGCGTTTGTGGACCAAGCCCGCACTGTCCATCATTGGCATGGACGTCCCCGCCGTCGACGTCGCATCAAACACCCTTATACCGGCGGCCCGGGCGAAGTTCAGCATGAGGCTGGCGCCGGGCCAGGACCCTGAAGCGGCAATGGCCGCCCTGAAACAGCACGTTGAATCCCATGCGCCGTTCGGTGCCCAAGTGACGTTTACGCCGGGGGAGAGGGGCAATGCCTTCTCCACCGACACAACATCTGCCGCGGCGCGGCTGGCCCTTTGGGCGCTGGGGGAATCGTGGGGCGTCAAGCCGGTGGAAATGGGAATCGGTGGTTCCATTCCCTTCATCTCGGATCTCCTGGAGATGTATCCGGATGTCCAGATCCTGGTGACCGGAGTTGAGGATCCCGATTCCCGTGCACATAGCGCCAACGAATCGTTGCACATCGGAGACTTCCGGCATGCTGTCCTGGCTGAGACCCTGATGCTTGCCCGGCTCAACACCGACGGCCTGGCAGAGTAA
- a CDS encoding DUF3043 domain-containing protein: protein MFGRKKEEPSAQSVVDQAYATAPEPGAGKGAPTPKRKDQEAARKRPLVPTDRKASKAAERVAIQDQRQKMRQALDTGDEKFLPLRDKGPQKRYTRDYVDARFSLGEYLMFGALLFVVISLIIPPTSAGISYVLVGFWIMFLAVFVDVFILSRKLRKRLTEKFGEVERGSIWYGCMRALQFRKLRLPKPQVKRGQYPA, encoded by the coding sequence GTGTTCGGACGCAAAAAGGAAGAGCCCAGCGCTCAATCAGTAGTAGATCAGGCCTACGCCACCGCACCGGAGCCCGGTGCCGGAAAGGGCGCCCCAACGCCCAAGCGGAAGGACCAGGAAGCGGCCCGCAAGCGCCCGTTGGTTCCCACCGACCGCAAGGCTTCCAAGGCAGCGGAAAGGGTGGCCATTCAGGATCAGCGGCAGAAAATGCGGCAGGCCTTGGACACGGGAGACGAGAAATTCCTCCCCCTTCGGGACAAGGGCCCACAAAAGCGCTACACGCGTGACTACGTTGACGCGCGCTTCAGCCTCGGTGAGTACCTCATGTTCGGCGCATTGCTGTTCGTGGTGATCTCGCTGATCATTCCGCCCACCAGCGCCGGCATCAGCTACGTACTCGTTGGCTTCTGGATCATGTTCCTGGCGGTCTTTGTGGACGTCTTCATCCTCTCCCGCAAACTTCGGAAGCGGCTAACGGAGAAGTTCGGCGAAGTGGAGCGTGGCTCAATCTGGTATGGCTGCATGCGTGCCCTTCAGTTCCGCAAGCTCCGCCTTCCCAAACCTCAGGTAAAGCGCGGACAGTACCCCGCCTAG
- the ctaC gene encoding aa3-type cytochrome oxidase subunit II, protein MSSQNRTGSRRIKITSITGLAVAGALVLTGCSPEVEKGWLPTERGTTNHTDRIMDLWVNSWIAALAVGIITWGLLVWCIIAYRRRKGTTGFPKQLSYNLPLEVFYLTIPLFMVLVFFYFTDQDQRAIDDRSQPADVVVDVRGKQWAWDFNYKQGEVINEDLHEAGVQAHLTGNEVDKELLPTLYLPVGKSVDLELNSRDVIHSFWVPAFLQKRDMIPGKTNYIRFTPTKEGTFDGKCAELCGEYHSEMLFRVKVVSESEFQAHMDKLRQEGNTGLLGAEYDRNPNLNESK, encoded by the coding sequence GTGAGTTCGCAGAACCGAACCGGCAGCCGACGCATAAAGATCACCTCGATCACTGGCTTGGCAGTTGCCGGCGCGTTGGTTTTGACCGGATGTTCACCAGAGGTAGAGAAGGGTTGGCTGCCGACAGAGCGCGGCACGACCAACCACACTGACCGGATCATGGACCTCTGGGTCAACTCATGGATCGCCGCCTTGGCAGTCGGTATTATCACGTGGGGCCTCCTGGTCTGGTGCATCATCGCTTACCGTCGCCGCAAGGGCACCACGGGTTTCCCGAAGCAGCTCAGCTACAACCTGCCGCTCGAGGTCTTCTATTTGACCATCCCGCTGTTCATGGTCTTGGTGTTCTTCTACTTCACCGACCAGGACCAGCGTGCGATTGATGACCGCTCCCAGCCTGCCGACGTCGTTGTTGATGTCCGTGGCAAGCAGTGGGCATGGGACTTCAACTACAAGCAGGGCGAGGTCATTAATGAAGACCTCCACGAGGCTGGCGTTCAGGCCCACCTCACCGGCAATGAGGTCGACAAGGAACTGCTTCCCACCCTGTACTTGCCCGTAGGCAAGTCCGTGGACCTGGAGTTGAACTCCCGCGACGTCATCCACTCATTCTGGGTACCCGCCTTCCTTCAGAAGCGCGACATGATCCCGGGCAAGACGAACTACATCAGGTTCACCCCCACCAAGGAGGGCACCTTCGATGGCAAGTGTGCCGAACTCTGCGGTGAATACCACTCCGAAATGCTCTTCCGCGTCAAGGTTGTCTCCGAGTCTGAATTCCAGGCCCACATGGACAAGCTTCGCCAGGAAGGCAACACGGGCCTCCTCGGTGCGGAATATGACCGCAACCCGAACCTGAACGAATCCAAGTAA
- a CDS encoding HPr family phosphocarrier protein encodes MPEQRTFVAAEIGLHARAAAVFVRAVTETGLPVTIRKHDGPTVDARSLLEVMTEDFEQGCEVFLAVAPEALSDDQTLLGAQTALLNLSAVLEGTQAH; translated from the coding sequence TTGCCGGAGCAAAGGACCTTCGTTGCCGCCGAAATCGGTTTGCATGCACGGGCGGCCGCGGTGTTTGTTCGTGCCGTCACTGAAACCGGGCTTCCGGTAACCATCCGTAAGCATGACGGTCCTACCGTTGACGCCCGCTCCCTGCTCGAAGTCATGACCGAGGACTTTGAACAGGGTTGCGAAGTATTCCTGGCAGTGGCCCCGGAAGCGCTCAGCGACGATCAGACACTTCTCGGGGCTCAGACTGCGCTCCTGAACCTTTCGGCCGTCCTGGAGGGCACACAGGCCCACTGA
- a CDS encoding cytochrome c oxidase subunit 4, translated as MKIESWLFGAGVFFFVPVAIAYGFLTEWNEWVGVLGILLVGGLAGMIGAYLGFTGKRIGLRPEDRPDAEVHEGAGEQGHFSPWSWWPLVLGLACAGGFLGLAIGFWVTYVAGGLALIALVGWVFEYSRGDHAH; from the coding sequence ATGAAAATTGAATCGTGGCTCTTCGGAGCCGGAGTCTTCTTCTTCGTCCCTGTAGCCATCGCTTATGGCTTCCTGACGGAATGGAACGAATGGGTAGGTGTCCTGGGCATCCTCCTCGTCGGTGGTCTTGCAGGCATGATTGGCGCATACCTCGGCTTCACAGGTAAGCGGATCGGCCTGCGACCCGAGGATCGTCCCGACGCCGAGGTCCACGAAGGCGCCGGCGAGCAGGGCCACTTCAGCCCTTGGAGCTGGTGGCCGCTGGTTCTTGGTTTGGCTTGCGCGGGGGGATTCCTCGGCCTTGCGATTGGCTTCTGGGTAACCTATGTCGCCGGTGGCCTCGCGTTGATTGCCTTGGTTGGCTGGGTTTTCGAATACAGCCGCGGAGATCACGCACACTAA
- the ctaD gene encoding aa3-type cytochrome oxidase subunit I: MATYTQSAPGVLEAPVVPKSKGRIVVNWITSTDHKTIGYMYLIASFVFFCLGGVMALLIRAELFEPGMQILQTKEQYNQMFTMHGTVMLLMFATPLFAGFANVIMPLQIGAPDVAFPRLNALAFWFFLFGSTIAVSGFITPQGAASFGWFAYAPLSNTTFSPGVGGDLWVFGLALSGFGTILGAVNFITTIICMRAPGMTMWRMPIFTWNTLVTAILVLMAFPPLAAALFALGADRRFGAHIFDPENGGAVLWQHLFWFFGHPEVYIIALPFFGIVSEIFPVFSRKPIFGYKGLVYATIAIAALSVTVWAHHMYVTGSVLLPFFAFMTMLIAVPTGVKFFNWIGTLWQGSITFETPMLWSIGFLVTFLFGGLTGIILASPPLDFHVSDSYFVVAHFHYVVFGTVVFAMFAGFYFWWPKWTGKMLNERLGKIHFWLLFLGFHGTFLIQHWLGVEGMPRRYADYMPQDNFTWMNQFSTISSFVLGASLLPFFWNVYITWRSNKKVEVDDPWGFGASLEWATSCPPPRHNFTSLPRIRSERPALDLHHPELAQVHTAEAPSPAAAVLGNADQRDVSK, encoded by the coding sequence GTGGCTACGTACACTCAATCCGCACCGGGGGTCCTCGAAGCTCCGGTAGTTCCTAAATCCAAGGGACGCATCGTCGTCAACTGGATCACCTCCACCGACCACAAGACCATCGGGTACATGTACCTGATTGCATCCTTCGTGTTCTTCTGCCTCGGTGGCGTCATGGCGCTGTTGATCCGCGCTGAACTGTTCGAACCCGGCATGCAGATCCTGCAGACCAAAGAGCAGTACAACCAGATGTTCACAATGCACGGCACTGTGATGCTGCTGATGTTCGCAACGCCGCTGTTTGCCGGCTTCGCGAACGTCATTATGCCGTTGCAGATCGGCGCACCCGATGTTGCCTTCCCGCGTCTGAATGCTCTGGCGTTCTGGTTCTTCCTTTTCGGTTCCACCATCGCCGTGTCCGGCTTCATCACCCCCCAGGGTGCTGCATCCTTCGGCTGGTTCGCTTATGCGCCGCTGTCCAACACGACGTTCAGCCCCGGTGTCGGTGGTGACCTCTGGGTCTTCGGCCTTGCGCTATCCGGTTTCGGAACCATTCTTGGTGCCGTCAACTTCATCACCACCATCATCTGCATGCGTGCACCGGGCATGACCATGTGGCGTATGCCGATCTTTACGTGGAACACGCTCGTCACGGCGATCCTGGTCCTGATGGCTTTCCCGCCGCTGGCAGCTGCCCTGTTCGCACTTGGTGCCGACCGCCGCTTTGGAGCCCACATCTTCGATCCCGAGAACGGCGGTGCGGTCCTTTGGCAGCACCTGTTCTGGTTCTTCGGGCACCCCGAGGTGTACATCATCGCCTTGCCGTTCTTCGGTATCGTGTCGGAGATCTTCCCGGTCTTCAGCCGAAAGCCGATCTTCGGTTACAAGGGTCTTGTCTACGCAACCATCGCCATTGCCGCCCTGTCCGTTACCGTGTGGGCCCACCACATGTATGTCACCGGATCAGTGCTGCTGCCGTTCTTCGCCTTCATGACCATGCTCATCGCGGTTCCCACGGGCGTGAAGTTCTTCAACTGGATCGGTACCCTGTGGCAAGGCTCCATTACGTTTGAAACGCCCATGCTGTGGAGCATCGGCTTCCTAGTAACCTTCCTCTTCGGCGGCCTCACCGGCATCATCCTGGCTTCGCCGCCGCTCGACTTCCACGTTTCCGACTCCTACTTCGTGGTGGCACACTTCCACTACGTTGTCTTCGGTACCGTCGTGTTCGCCATGTTCGCAGGGTTCTACTTCTGGTGGCCCAAGTGGACGGGCAAGATGCTCAACGAACGCCTTGGCAAGATTCACTTCTGGCTCCTGTTCCTCGGCTTCCACGGCACCTTCCTGATCCAGCACTGGTTGGGTGTTGAGGGTATGCCGCGTCGTTACGCCGACTACATGCCGCAGGATAACTTCACGTGGATGAACCAGTTCTCCACTATCTCCTCCTTCGTCCTCGGTGCATCGCTCCTGCCGTTCTTCTGGAACGTCTACATCACTTGGCGGAGCAACAAGAAGGTTGAAGTGGATGACCCGTGGGGCTTTGGTGCTTCGCTTGAATGGGCAACTTCCTGCCCGCCGCCGCGCCACAACTTCACCTCCTTGCCCCGTATCCGCTCCGAGCGCCCGGCGCTGGACCTGCACCACCCTGAGTTGGCCCAGGTTCACACTGCCGAGGCCCCGTCACCCGCAGCAGCCGTTTTGGGTAACGCCGACCAAAGGGACGTCAGCAAATGA